One region of Eubacterium sp. 1001713B170207_170306_E7 genomic DNA includes:
- a CDS encoding restriction endonuclease subunit S: MNYLTELLAFYKWLEANPLSPVLQAYWQLLMYTNNKAAVLADDGRWYWPIRFKIANSRVCVALELENRFQVARARAHLVRHGRLHYHPHGGNRAGEYELIPYDTGLCTLWITQAETGYRTQVWTQSGTPAAHMAAPLINNLNHKQASLLYCNQESPPNIHGFNLLPPLTDTEKAAIQALYPDDEVAAFEAMWAAREKKQKGETL, translated from the coding sequence ATGAACTACCTGACCGAGCTGCTGGCCTTTTACAAATGGCTGGAGGCCAACCCCCTCAGCCCGGTGCTTCAGGCCTACTGGCAGCTGCTTATGTACACCAACAACAAGGCCGCCGTTCTGGCCGACGACGGCCGGTGGTACTGGCCCATCCGCTTTAAGATCGCCAACAGCCGCGTGTGTGTGGCCCTGGAGCTTGAAAACCGGTTCCAGGTGGCGCGCGCAAGGGCGCACCTGGTGCGTCACGGACGCCTGCACTATCATCCGCACGGTGGAAACCGGGCCGGCGAGTACGAGCTCATCCCCTATGATACCGGCCTTTGCACCCTGTGGATAACCCAGGCCGAAACCGGATACCGCACGCAGGTATGGACGCAGTCCGGCACGCCGGCCGCACACATGGCCGCACCGTTAATAAATAATCTAAATCATAAACAAGCTTCTCTATTGTATTGTAATCAGGAGTCGCCGCCCAATATCCACGGCTTCAACCTGCTGCCGCCCCTCACCGATACCGAGAAAGCCGCCATTCAGGCCCTGTACCCAGATGACGAGGTGGCCGCCTTCGAGGCCATGTGGGCCGCCAGAGAGAAAAAGCAGAAAGGAGAGACATTATGA
- a CDS encoding phage antirepressor KilAC domain-containing protein, which yields MNRKQTTPKTQTAPKAFNPWCGSCALKQEDRILGGFETLPDIDQRIELCFLEKQLETLWQKYEAAAFCYLKKTEPPRQPEEKPEGGNPECTVEQLAQMLRAQGLDIGLHRLYAWLRERGYIRYQNNRKYAQVPTRKALEEKLMVEEDHISITLCGQLQLSKMLLQEKGTAPQSGAPMSRGGKSLADLAR from the coding sequence ATGAATCGTAAACAGACAACCCCAAAAACCCAAACGGCCCCAAAAGCATTTAACCCATGGTGTGGTTCGTGCGCCCTGAAACAGGAGGATCGTATTTTAGGCGGCTTCGAGACCCTGCCCGACATCGATCAGCGCATTGAGCTGTGCTTTCTGGAAAAGCAGCTGGAGACCCTGTGGCAGAAGTATGAGGCGGCGGCTTTCTGCTATCTGAAAAAGACCGAGCCGCCGCGCCAGCCAGAGGAGAAGCCAGAGGGCGGCAATCCAGAATGCACTGTGGAGCAGCTGGCTCAAATGCTCCGGGCTCAGGGGCTGGACATTGGCCTGCACCGGCTGTACGCCTGGCTGCGGGAGAGGGGATATATCCGCTACCAGAATAACCGGAAGTACGCCCAGGTGCCCACAAGGAAAGCGCTGGAAGAAAAGCTCATGGTTGAGGAGGATCACATTAGCATCACGCTCTGCGGCCAGCTTCAGCTCAGTAAAATGCTCCTTCAGGAAAAGGGCACGGCCCCCCAAAGCGGCGCGCCTATGAGCCGCGGTGGTAAAAGTCTGGCCGATCTGGCCCGATGA
- a CDS encoding zinc ribbon domain-containing protein, with amino-acid sequence MDKYGKKRAYHFFTIQWGLFRKKYVFVGYSSLDLRSYYEIGKSVKHISGYTLPEKMHNDHFDDRICIECGERLLKDERYCPYCGHYMRRTAF; translated from the coding sequence ATGGACAAGTATGGTAAAAAGAGAGCCTATCATTTTTTTACGATTCAATGGGGACTTTTCAGAAAAAAATATGTGTTTGTCGGATATTCCAGTCTGGATTTACGCTCCTATTATGAGATTGGCAAAAGTGTAAAGCATATTTCAGGCTATACGCTGCCAGAAAAAATGCATAACGATCATTTTGACGACCGGATTTGTATCGAATGTGGTGAGCGCCTCTTGAAGGACGAACGCTATTGTCCATACTGCGGCCACTATATGAGGCGTACCGCCTTTTGA
- a CDS encoding response regulator, with protein sequence MKVIFVDDETMAHVKFKSYAKRAGIYNQAALFYDSAEALQYARRHKVDLAVLDIEMPEIGGIELGRQLKKMDQNIRLIYTTGYGDYALEAFEIDAIGYLVKPYGYEELKKEIGKASRMQNIRENSVYIQTMPRFEVFIDGIPLKFTRKKVKELLAVLVDRKGATLTAGDAIAALWEDRPEDQKTKNLFRTTLKRLYDFLAEKKIRFILQEDPALKAVDADAFQCDYYELMKGAEDKIQKYSGIYMEEYEWAENTNVSIQNFIEKIQDKKAAERLR encoded by the coding sequence ATGAAGGTAATCTTTGTCGATGATGAAACAATGGCGCATGTTAAATTTAAGAGCTATGCCAAAAGAGCGGGCATTTACAATCAGGCGGCGCTTTTTTATGATTCAGCGGAAGCGCTTCAGTACGCCCGGCGGCATAAGGTGGATCTGGCGGTATTGGACATTGAAATGCCTGAAATTGGCGGGATAGAGCTTGGACGGCAATTAAAGAAAATGGATCAAAACATACGGCTTATTTATACAACCGGCTATGGCGACTATGCCCTGGAGGCCTTTGAAATCGACGCGATCGGCTATCTGGTAAAGCCTTATGGCTATGAAGAGCTGAAAAAAGAAATCGGGAAGGCGTCACGTATGCAGAATATTCGGGAAAACAGTGTTTATATTCAGACGATGCCCAGATTCGAGGTGTTTATAGACGGAATACCACTCAAATTCACACGAAAAAAAGTAAAAGAGCTCCTGGCCGTTCTGGTCGACCGCAAGGGCGCTACCCTCACGGCCGGCGACGCCATCGCAGCGCTTTGGGAGGACCGGCCAGAGGACCAGAAAACCAAAAATCTGTTTCGGACCACGCTCAAGCGGCTGTATGATTTTTTGGCGGAAAAGAAAATTCGTTTTATTCTGCAGGAAGACCCCGCATTAAAGGCGGTCGATGCCGACGCCTTTCAATGTGATTATTACGAGCTTATGAAAGGGGCAGAAGATAAAATACAAAAATACAGCGGAATCTATATGGAAGAATATGAGTGGGCTGAAAATACCAATGTCAGCATTCAAAATTTTATTGAAAAAATCCAGGATAAAAAAGCAGCGGAGCGGTTGAGATAA
- a CDS encoding histidine kinase has product MNRNINFYNKIIYGILAALCSVFLLVSVLQYQPYAVNAIEIRPQKIEFEGVYQTEGQAGQIKDGQIDAEHIGNEVTLRGHFKQKIEADTILFFRIYHIRVKMLQNGTEVYSHGKEGKYPEVYDALGDLWDDYALRQSISPEDTIELKLTHPAGLEKYRAAEDYNYFLDNIYSGSLGQMIRAVITDNWPHLLLSFFLIANGIALWIGAMILKCTKVNVKQIIFNGAYLFVVMGLWMLVGGRYLSVLTAYNGVILSADCILLFLMSALIFRYMGTMIESRLKLVIRLLEYTALLILVLYMFFQIAGIMDGYTFQIKIFLFLFMMVLTAFICLLIECMRYKRLSLMYMLSSGAILALYFLIGISEFLLAMQQNDKWCDIGIGIFALMQMLFIVSYIRQKFKEAEQTEAVRLELSEAKVQMMISQIRPHFVFNTLNAISALCLEDPQKADEAIVTFSKYLRANIAVLEKQKRICFEKEVELIKNYVSIEQMRFQGKISIKYALEFTDFQVPMLSIQPIVENAIKHGLSKKREGGEVTLKSKRENGFAVITIKDDGVGYDVNKTGQKQGSVGLRNIEARLHISSKARVTVESAPGAGTCVTVWIPIGKAEEEGEKNEGNLCR; this is encoded by the coding sequence ATGAACAGGAATATCAATTTTTACAACAAAATAATTTATGGTATTCTTGCGGCTCTGTGCAGTGTGTTTCTTTTGGTGAGTGTTTTACAATATCAGCCTTATGCGGTGAATGCCATCGAGATCCGGCCTCAGAAAATTGAATTTGAGGGGGTTTACCAAACCGAAGGACAGGCCGGGCAAATAAAGGACGGGCAGATAGACGCAGAGCATATCGGAAACGAGGTAACGCTCCGGGGGCACTTTAAGCAGAAAATTGAAGCGGATACCATCCTTTTTTTTCGAATTTATCACATTCGTGTAAAAATGCTTCAAAACGGCACAGAGGTTTATTCCCACGGAAAAGAAGGAAAATACCCGGAGGTATATGACGCCTTAGGCGATTTATGGGATGACTATGCCCTGCGTCAAAGCATATCACCGGAGGACACCATTGAGCTTAAGCTTACGCACCCGGCCGGCCTGGAAAAATACCGGGCGGCAGAGGATTATAATTACTTTTTAGACAATATCTACAGCGGCAGCCTGGGTCAGATGATCCGTGCGGTCATTACAGATAACTGGCCCCATCTGCTGCTGTCGTTTTTTCTTATTGCAAACGGCATTGCGCTCTGGATCGGCGCCATGATTTTAAAATGCACAAAGGTGAATGTCAAGCAGATCATTTTCAATGGCGCTTATCTTTTTGTGGTGATGGGGTTATGGATGCTGGTCGGAGGGCGTTATTTATCAGTGCTGACGGCTTATAACGGCGTCATACTGTCTGCGGATTGTATTCTGTTGTTTCTGATGAGCGCCTTGATTTTCCGGTATATGGGCACGATGATTGAAAGCCGCCTGAAGCTTGTCATACGGCTTTTGGAGTATACCGCCCTGCTGATACTGGTACTCTATATGTTTTTTCAGATAGCAGGCATTATGGACGGATACACATTTCAAATAAAAATCTTTCTGTTTCTGTTTATGATGGTGCTGACCGCCTTTATATGCCTTTTGATTGAGTGCATGCGTTATAAGCGGCTGAGCTTAATGTACATGCTGTCATCGGGCGCTATACTGGCGCTCTATTTCCTGATTGGTATCTCAGAATTTTTATTGGCGATGCAGCAGAATGATAAATGGTGTGACATTGGAATTGGGATTTTTGCGTTGATGCAGATGCTTTTCATTGTAAGCTACATCCGGCAGAAATTTAAAGAGGCCGAACAGACAGAGGCCGTACGTCTTGAGCTGTCCGAAGCAAAGGTGCAGATGATGATCTCACAGATCCGGCCCCATTTTGTTTTTAATACCCTGAACGCCATTTCAGCCCTGTGTCTGGAAGACCCACAGAAAGCAGATGAGGCCATCGTGACGTTTTCAAAATATTTGAGAGCAAACATTGCCGTTCTGGAAAAGCAGAAGCGAATCTGCTTTGAGAAAGAAGTCGAGCTGATTAAAAATTATGTTTCCATTGAGCAGATGCGTTTTCAGGGAAAAATTTCAATAAAATACGCGCTTGAATTCACAGATTTTCAGGTTCCGATGCTTTCCATTCAGCCAATTGTTGAAAATGCGATTAAGCATGGACTCTCTAAAAAAAGAGAAGGGGGAGAGGTGACATTAAAAAGCAAAAGAGAAAACGGCTTTGCCGTCATTACCATTAAAGATGACGGTGTCGGCTATGATGTGAACAAAACGGGCCAAAAGCAGGGCTCTGTAGGGCTGCGGAACATTGAAGCCCGGCTTCATATTTCCAGCAAGGCCCGGGTGACGGTTGAGAGCGCACCGGGAGCAGGCACCTGTGTAACCGTGTGGATACCCATTGGAAAAGCAGAAGAGGAAGGAGAAAAAAATGAAGGTAATCTTTGTCGATGA
- a CDS encoding alanine/glycine:cation symporter family protein: protein MEAFMTITEAVKNLVWSNVLVALLMGAGIYFSIRLKFPQLRFFKEMFRVLKSKGGTDDGITPFQAFATALGARVGVGNIAGVATAIFFGGPGALFWIWAFGFFATCTALAEATLGQAYKIKAGNEYLGGPAFYIERGLRCKPLAQIFAVILILGIGILMPGIQMNAIVSTLENAYAVNTLVTAVIGTGLIGIVIWGGIKRIGRVAEGLAPFMCAIYLLFGIAVIIQNITKVPDVLGMIFSSAFGINAIFGGILGSAVSWGVRRGIFSTDAGYGSGGIMAAAAEATHPAKQGLIQALSIYLSIFIVCTISGFVILLSGIYNVMNERTGAMLVNNAQNIEQGALWVQTALNNLTPDTLLWEGKILSVIIALFALTTLLGYYYQIESNVRYLFRNVGTLGRAVLRVAFLAAIFIGGIADSSMLWNVMDIGVACMAWINIVVILLLSKQVAKIMKDYELQKRNGIEEPVFDPALLKLEDTTSVWSKYQKKK from the coding sequence ATGGAAGCTTTTATGACAATAACCGAAGCTGTGAAGAACCTGGTATGGAGCAATGTGCTTGTCGCGCTGTTAATGGGGGCAGGCATTTATTTTTCAATCCGGCTCAAATTTCCGCAGCTGCGTTTTTTCAAGGAGATGTTCAGAGTGTTAAAAAGTAAAGGCGGTACGGATGATGGGATCACGCCGTTCCAGGCCTTTGCCACAGCCCTCGGCGCGCGCGTGGGGGTTGGCAATATCGCGGGAGTCGCAACGGCGATCTTTTTCGGAGGGCCCGGCGCGCTGTTCTGGATATGGGCCTTTGGCTTTTTTGCAACCTGCACGGCACTGGCGGAGGCCACGCTCGGGCAGGCCTATAAAATAAAGGCCGGCAATGAATATTTGGGCGGACCAGCCTTTTATATTGAACGCGGACTGAGGTGTAAGCCGCTGGCTCAGATATTTGCGGTGATCCTGATCCTTGGGATCGGTATTTTAATGCCTGGAATCCAGATGAATGCCATTGTATCGACCTTAGAGAACGCTTATGCAGTCAATACACTCGTGACAGCTGTTATCGGAACAGGGCTTATTGGAATTGTTATCTGGGGCGGCATTAAACGGATCGGCCGTGTGGCGGAGGGGCTGGCGCCGTTTATGTGTGCCATTTACTTGTTGTTCGGCATCGCGGTCATTATTCAGAATATCACAAAGGTTCCGGATGTCCTTGGGATGATCTTCAGCTCTGCCTTTGGCATAAACGCTATTTTTGGCGGTATTCTGGGATCGGCGGTATCCTGGGGGGTGCGCCGCGGGATTTTTTCGACGGACGCGGGCTACGGCTCCGGAGGAATCATGGCCGCGGCAGCGGAAGCGACACATCCTGCAAAGCAGGGCCTGATTCAGGCGCTGTCGATTTACCTGAGTATTTTTATCGTCTGCACCATCTCCGGCTTTGTCATCCTTTTGTCTGGAATCTACAATGTGATGAATGAAAGAACCGGCGCGATGCTGGTTAACAATGCCCAAAATATTGAGCAGGGAGCCCTCTGGGTACAAACCGCGCTCAACAATTTAACACCGGACACACTCCTGTGGGAAGGTAAAATCCTGAGCGTCATCATCGCGCTGTTTGCCCTGACAACCCTGCTGGGGTATTACTACCAGATTGAAAGCAATGTTCGCTACCTGTTCAGAAACGTAGGCACACTGGGACGCGCAGTCCTGCGCGTGGCCTTTCTGGCAGCGATCTTCATTGGCGGGATCGCGGATTCCTCCATGCTGTGGAATGTGATGGACATCGGTGTGGCCTGCATGGCCTGGATCAATATTGTTGTGATTTTACTGCTCTCCAAGCAGGTGGCTAAAATCATGAAGGATTACGAGCTTCAAAAGAGAAATGGCATTGAAGAACCCGTTTTCGACCCGGCGTTGCTGAAGCTTGAGGATACCACCTCGGTATGGTCTAAGTATCAAAAGAAAAAATAA
- a CDS encoding hydantoinase/oxoprolinase family protein, which yields MQTVLGIDTGGTYTDAVLLEQKTKKVLKKAKSPTTRDQLAAGIGKSIRGLGLDPADTIEKVVLSTTLATNAIVEGEGRPTGLIIIGELPKGELPDAHRAQVQGKVNIKGKEVIPLDEAQVIEACKAIAPQVQAFAVSGMMSVRNASQELAVRDIIKRQCALPVVCGHELSSQLGFHDRTVTTVLNASLIPILEDFIRAVEVTLADQGIDASVYMVKGDGNLASLSFIREKPIESILSGPAASVIGALSLAGCGDGVVVDMGGTTTDSGIVLDNTLTLAPIGARVGDWQTQIDSAQINTCGLGGDTQILPVDGRPSLTGHRILPACRGGREGLTPTDLLHYTGDFEGWDRELARQAVAAQTDGSAEAYADEAGQLVLETIKTGVLSQYAAHEVPVIAIGAPAKTWYEKIQEETGCTVIVPEHYEVANAVGAAMAAVEERVTALVRPDEENDGYVAHVAGQCRSFQDKDEAVAFVKKEAGERAAAAARAQGAPDISVQVFCDDIVEKIGWRQRYIETRVKAVAKATTLKLKMQEEKDERRP from the coding sequence ATGCAGACAGTATTAGGAATTGATACCGGCGGAACGTATACTGACGCCGTTTTACTGGAACAGAAAACAAAAAAAGTGCTGAAAAAAGCCAAATCACCGACCACCAGAGACCAGCTGGCCGCCGGCATTGGAAAGAGCATCCGGGGCCTTGGCCTGGACCCGGCAGACACCATTGAAAAGGTGGTTCTGTCCACTACGCTGGCCACCAACGCCATCGTCGAGGGCGAGGGCCGCCCCACCGGGCTCATCATCATCGGCGAGCTGCCAAAGGGCGAGCTGCCCGACGCGCACCGGGCCCAGGTTCAGGGAAAGGTCAACATCAAGGGGAAAGAGGTTATCCCGCTGGACGAGGCGCAGGTGATCGAGGCCTGCAAGGCCATCGCGCCCCAGGTACAGGCCTTTGCCGTGTCCGGTATGATGAGCGTGCGCAACGCCAGCCAGGAGCTGGCCGTCCGGGATATCATTAAAAGGCAGTGCGCCCTGCCCGTGGTCTGCGGCCACGAGCTCAGCAGCCAGCTGGGCTTCCATGACCGGACGGTCACCACCGTCCTCAACGCCAGCCTGATCCCCATCCTCGAGGATTTTATCCGCGCCGTGGAGGTGACGCTGGCCGACCAGGGCATTGACGCGTCCGTATATATGGTAAAGGGTGACGGCAATCTGGCCAGCCTCTCCTTTATTCGGGAAAAGCCCATCGAGTCCATCCTGTCCGGCCCGGCAGCCAGCGTTATCGGCGCGCTGAGCCTGGCCGGCTGCGGCGATGGCGTGGTCGTGGACATGGGCGGCACCACCACCGACAGCGGCATCGTTTTGGACAATACCCTGACCCTGGCGCCCATCGGCGCAAGAGTTGGCGACTGGCAGACCCAGATCGACTCCGCCCAGATCAATACCTGCGGCCTGGGCGGCGACACCCAGATCCTCCCGGTGGACGGCCGTCCAAGCCTGACAGGGCACCGGATTCTGCCCGCCTGCCGCGGCGGCCGCGAGGGCCTGACCCCCACCGACCTGCTGCACTATACCGGCGATTTTGAAGGCTGGGACCGGGAGCTGGCCCGGCAGGCTGTGGCCGCCCAGACAGACGGCAGCGCCGAGGCCTACGCAGACGAGGCCGGACAGCTGGTTCTTGAGACCATCAAAACCGGCGTGCTCAGCCAGTATGCGGCGCACGAGGTTCCCGTCATCGCCATTGGCGCGCCGGCCAAAACCTGGTACGAGAAAATTCAGGAGGAGACCGGCTGCACCGTAATTGTTCCAGAGCATTACGAGGTCGCCAATGCTGTGGGCGCGGCCATGGCCGCCGTGGAGGAGCGCGTCACCGCCTTGGTGCGCCCCGATGAGGAAAACGACGGCTACGTGGCCCATGTGGCCGGCCAGTGCAGAAGCTTCCAGGATAAAGACGAGGCCGTGGCCTTTGTAAAAAAGGAAGCCGGGGAACGGGCAGCAGCCGCCGCAAGGGCACAGGGTGCGCCGGATATCAGCGTCCAGGTGTTCTGCGACGACATCGTGGAAAAAATCGGCTGGCGGCAGCGTTACATCGAGACCCGCGTAAAGGCTGTGGCCAAGGCCACCACCCTCAAGCTGAAAATGCAGGAGGAGAAGGACGAAAGACGGCCATAG
- a CDS encoding asparaginase domain-containing protein: MYPTIQNIFLLQTGGTIGSAIHDGCIDVDPEKGDVLIQTYLKTASRRVDFEVCRPFTILSENLVPAHWSQIIDALKTVDFDRYRGIIVTHGSDTLPYTAAALSYFFDTTPIPIVLVCSNHPLGHPDSNALPNFSGAVDFILTTGLPGVFTVYENKDGKTQIHLGTRLLEADWINDNFLSFGGRPFAVNDHHCLSHGNARLSPSIDALKNRGHHTGWAETPAFTEKVLALRAYPGMDYRYIDLGATPPAAVLHTLYHSATGNAQGPDGASLADFIAGHPETDHYLISFKNAQGDLYATGHDLIGQGGIPLENISFEAAVTKLYFAYNQKKTDPADYMRAERFFEFV; encoded by the coding sequence ATGTATCCCACCATTCAAAATATTTTTCTGCTGCAAACCGGCGGCACCATCGGCAGCGCCATCCACGACGGCTGTATTGACGTGGACCCGGAAAAGGGCGATGTCCTGATCCAGACTTACCTGAAAACAGCGTCCCGGCGGGTCGATTTTGAGGTCTGCCGCCCCTTTACCATTCTGAGTGAAAATCTGGTGCCTGCCCACTGGTCCCAGATCATCGATGCCCTGAAAACCGTCGATTTTGACCGTTACAGGGGCATTATCGTGACGCACGGCTCCGATACCCTGCCCTACACAGCGGCGGCCTTAAGCTACTTTTTTGACACCACGCCCATTCCCATTGTACTGGTGTGCTCGAACCATCCGCTGGGTCACCCTGACAGCAACGCCCTGCCCAATTTCAGCGGCGCGGTGGATTTCATCTTAACCACTGGCCTGCCGGGCGTTTTTACCGTCTACGAAAACAAGGACGGCAAAACCCAGATTCATCTGGGCACACGGCTGCTGGAGGCCGACTGGATCAATGACAATTTCCTGAGCTTTGGCGGACGCCCCTTTGCCGTCAATGACCACCACTGCCTTTCCCACGGAAACGCAAGGCTGAGCCCGTCCATTGACGCCCTGAAAAACCGCGGACACCACACCGGCTGGGCCGAAACGCCGGCGTTCACCGAAAAGGTGCTGGCGCTGCGGGCCTATCCGGGCATGGATTACCGCTATATCGACCTGGGCGCCACGCCGCCGGCCGCAGTGCTGCACACCCTCTACCACTCCGCCACCGGCAACGCACAAGGCCCTGACGGGGCATCGCTGGCGGATTTCATCGCCGGCCACCCGGAGACCGACCATTACCTGATCTCCTTTAAAAACGCACAGGGCGACCTCTACGCCACCGGCCACGACCTCATCGGTCAGGGCGGTATCCCGCTGGAGAACATCTCCTTTGAGGCCGCGGTCACCAAGCTCTATTTTGCCTATAACCAGAAAAAAACCGATCCGGCTGACTACATGCGCGCTGAGCGGTTCTTTGAATTTGTGTAA
- a CDS encoding NAD(P)/FAD-dependent oxidoreductase, whose product MYDVVIIGAGIIGTSIARELSRYDLKIALLEKDNDVSMGSTKANSAIVHGGYAEAHAKLKGRVCYQGRRQFEKLNEELNFGFAPIGSLVLAFEEEQKKGLEDLLENGRLNGLPDLEILDHDAIMEIEPNVNPEVKYALYCKGAGVCSPYEMAIALAENAVTNGVELYLETAVKAIERTETGFDVIAGDDQIFSTRYVVNAAGLYSDKISAMVGVEDFQILPRSGEYLLMVRGSGSAINQVLFQMPTKMGKGILVTPTYHNNLLIGPDAVNEESVDRDTHAERLLKIFKEATLTTDKLNIKQFIRSFTGVRSVSTTDDFIVEESRVPHFINVAGIQSPGITSSPAIAQMVAGILKDAGLDLREDPDFNPHRDPIITKKDLKPMKEILPLLDLPLGDPERMVCRCEQVSEATILDAMRRGIPVTTIDGIKRRTRAGMGWCQGTFCRPRVAEVMSKELGYEIDPGFDIEHSGVNRIGKNEIVAYIEEHMKDE is encoded by the coding sequence ATGTACGATGTTGTAATAATTGGCGCTGGGATCATCGGCACGAGCATTGCCCGTGAGCTCTCCCGTTATGATCTTAAAATCGCCCTGCTTGAAAAGGATAACGATGTTTCCATGGGCTCCACAAAGGCAAACTCTGCCATTGTTCACGGCGGCTACGCCGAAGCCCACGCCAAGCTCAAGGGCCGCGTGTGCTACCAGGGCCGCAGGCAGTTTGAAAAGCTGAACGAAGAGCTGAATTTTGGCTTTGCGCCCATTGGCTCGCTGGTGCTGGCCTTTGAAGAGGAACAGAAAAAGGGTCTGGAGGACCTGCTGGAAAACGGACGCCTCAACGGCCTGCCGGACCTCGAGATTCTGGACCACGACGCCATTATGGAAATCGAGCCCAATGTGAACCCTGAGGTCAAGTACGCGCTGTACTGCAAGGGCGCTGGCGTCTGCTCACCCTATGAAATGGCCATTGCTCTGGCCGAAAACGCCGTAACCAACGGTGTCGAACTCTATCTTGAAACCGCGGTGAAGGCCATCGAACGGACCGAAACCGGCTTTGACGTCATCGCCGGCGACGATCAGATTTTTTCCACCCGCTACGTGGTCAACGCGGCCGGACTGTACTCAGACAAAATCTCGGCCATGGTGGGCGTGGAGGATTTCCAGATCCTGCCCCGCTCCGGCGAATACCTGCTCATGGTACGCGGCTCCGGCTCTGCCATCAACCAGGTGCTGTTCCAGATGCCCACCAAGATGGGCAAGGGCATACTCGTCACGCCGACCTATCACAACAACCTGCTCATCGGCCCGGACGCAGTCAACGAGGAAAGCGTCGACCGTGACACCCACGCCGAACGCCTTTTAAAGATTTTCAAGGAAGCGACCCTGACCACCGACAAGCTGAACATCAAACAGTTTATCCGCAGCTTTACCGGCGTGCGGTCCGTCAGCACCACCGACGACTTTATCGTCGAGGAAAGCCGTGTGCCGCATTTCATCAACGTTGCCGGTATCCAGTCACCGGGTATTACCTCCTCACCGGCCATCGCCCAGATGGTCGCCGGGATTCTGAAGGACGCGGGCCTTGACCTCCGTGAGGACCCTGACTTCAACCCGCACCGCGATCCCATCATCACCAAGAAGGACTTAAAACCCATGAAGGAAATCCTGCCGCTCTTAGACCTGCCGCTGGGCGATCCTGAGCGCATGGTCTGCCGCTGCGAGCAGGTCTCCGAGGCCACCATTCTGGACGCCATGCGCCGCGGCATTCCCGTTACCACCATCGATGGGATCAAGCGCCGCACCCGCGCCGGCATGGGCTGGTGCCAGGGCACCTTCTGCCGCCCACGCGTGGCAGAGGTCATGTCCAAAGAGCTGGGCTACGAGATCGACCCTGGCTTTGACATTGAGCACAGCGGCGTCAACCGCATCGGCAAAAATGAAATTGTCGCCTACATCGAGGAACATATGAAGGATGAATAA